In the genome of Mucilaginibacter terrenus, one region contains:
- a CDS encoding Crp/Fnr family transcriptional regulator: MDRLRKHIEEIVKLTDDEFERVKSFFTSRRVKKHQYLIQGGDAASYEYLILTGVFRMFYLDEDGKEYIVQFAGENWWMTDYQAYFGDKTATLHMLCMADAEVLCTTLNGRETMAAEFHKMEHFFRVKLTNGYVALQRRVLSLLSGTPQQRYEEFGKLYPQLMQKIPKKYIAEYLGVSRETLSRLYSR; encoded by the coding sequence ATGGACAGACTTAGAAAACACATCGAGGAAATAGTGAAGCTTACAGATGATGAGTTTGAACGTGTTAAGTCTTTCTTCACCTCGCGTCGCGTAAAAAAGCATCAATATCTTATTCAGGGGGGTGACGCGGCCAGTTACGAATACCTTATCCTGACAGGTGTTTTCAGGATGTTTTATCTGGATGAGGATGGTAAAGAATACATAGTACAGTTTGCCGGAGAAAATTGGTGGATGACGGACTATCAGGCTTACTTTGGGGATAAAACAGCCACTTTGCACATGTTGTGTATGGCGGATGCCGAAGTGCTGTGTACCACGCTGAACGGAAGGGAAACCATGGCCGCAGAATTTCATAAGATGGAGCACTTTTTTAGGGTGAAGCTTACCAACGGTTATGTAGCGCTGCAACGCCGGGTGCTCTCATTGTTGTCCGGCACTCCGCAGCAACGCTATGAAGAGTTTGGTAAACTGTACCCTCAGTTAATGCAAAAGATCCCCAAAAAATATATTGC
- a CDS encoding helix-turn-helix transcriptional regulator, which yields MKVLIKVERAKRDMTQQELANLIKVSRQTVNSIECGRYSPSVQLAIKISEVFKVSVNDIFKLDDSD from the coding sequence ATGAAAGTATTGATTAAGGTGGAACGTGCCAAAAGGGATATGACACAACAGGAGCTGGCAAATCTGATAAAAGTTTCCAGACAAACTGTGAATTCTATTGAGTGTGGTAGATACTCACCTTCCGTTCAATTGGCGATAAAAATATCAGAGGTATTCAAAGTTAGCGTTAATGACATTTTTAAACTCGACGACAGCGATTAG
- a CDS encoding GIY-YIG nuclease family protein, with product MPYKQRVTGSNPVAPTKPHRNARLFFYVYCYILYSPSSNKHYIGFCQDIDERLRKHHTAHKGFTGSKADWNLKWTEIQPDKTSALK from the coding sequence CTGCCTTACAAGCAGAGGGTCACTGGTTCGAACCCAGTAGCTCCCACAAAGCCTCACAGAAATGCGAGGCTTTTTTTTTATGTATACTGCTACATTCTTTACTCACCATCCTCTAATAAACATTATATCGGATTTTGTCAGGATATTGATGAACGACTGCGCAAGCACCATACTGCTCATAAGGGTTTTACAGGTAGTAAAGCCGATTGGAACTTAAAGTGGACCGAAATACAACCTGATAAAACATCGGCGCTAAAATGA